A stretch of DNA from Methylobacterium sp. CB376:
CTGCCCCTCGACCAAGCGCTCGCCGACCTCGTCGGCGAGGCCGCTACCCCGGATCGCCGCCGCCGCGACGCGGTCGCCGCGACGGTGCCGACGGAGGCCGCCACCCTCGACGCCCATCACGGGGTCGCGGCGGCGCCCTGACGGGGCGCCCCGGCCTCAGCGCTTGCGCACGAATTCGGTGCGCAGCACGAGGCCCTTGATCGTGTCGTGGCGGCAGTCGATCTCCTCGGGGTCGTCGGTCAGCCGGATCGAGCGGATCACCGTGCCCTGCTTGAGAACCTGGTTGGCGCCCTTGACCTTGAGGTCCTTGATCAGGGTGACGGAATCGCCGTCCGCCAGCAGGGTGCCGGAGGCGTCGCGCACCTCCACCCGCGCCGCGGCGGCCGCCGCGGCCGCGACCTCCGCGGCCGGGCGCCACTCGCCGGTCGCCTCGTCGTAGACGTAATCGTCGTCGCCCATCATCCTGGCCCCACCTCGCGCGGACGGTCACGCCTTCTCGCTGCCGCCGGGGCAGATCGCAAGGGGCCGGAGAGCCGATGTGGGACGGTGAGGCCTTCGTCGGCGCCAAGCT
This window harbors:
- a CDS encoding alkylphosphonate utilization protein produces the protein MGDDDYVYDEATGEWRPAAEVAAAAAAAARVEVRDASGTLLADGDSVTLIKDLKVKGANQVLKQGTVIRSIRLTDDPEEIDCRHDTIKGLVLRTEFVRKR